In one window of Ruminococcus hominis DNA:
- a CDS encoding ABC transporter ATP-binding protein: MINENSPIISFKNYSFQYRAQKKPTLKGINLDIYPGERVLIAGPSGCGKSTLAGCINGLNPYSNPGECEGSLEVNGVDATKSSIFELSAHVGTVLQDPDGQFIGLTVGEDIAFALENSCTPQDEMHSITKHVTELVGIEHHLDYAPHELSGGQKQRVSLAGVMVDQVKILLFDEPLASLDPATGKQTIELIDEIQQKTDTTVLIIEHRLEDVLWRDVDRIILMNDGQILADLSPDELLASNLLIENGIREPLYVTAMRYAGIEITAQKKASHVDSVVLDEEDTKKLNQWFESHPVLKNNDKKEALLEVKNLEFGYVKGQKILSDVSLSISKGEMVSIVGKNGAGKSTFSKLICGFETPDSGEILFKGKDLLKENIRHRAKYIGYVMQNPNQMISKTMIFEEVALSLQNQGLSQEEIKEKVEATLKICGLYPFRNWPVSALSFGQKKRVTIASVLVQDPELIILDEPTAGQDFRHYTEIMEFLRKLNEQGVTIIMITHDMHLMLEYTPRAVVFADGKMIADRSAAEVLCDPELISHAALKETSLFTLANRCGIVPPEEFVECFIEEDREVRKHGC, translated from the coding sequence ATGATAAACGAGAATTCTCCGATTATTTCTTTTAAGAATTATTCTTTTCAGTATCGTGCACAGAAAAAACCGACACTGAAAGGAATTAATCTAGATATATATCCCGGTGAGCGTGTGTTGATCGCAGGACCTTCCGGGTGTGGAAAAAGTACATTGGCCGGATGTATTAACGGGTTAAATCCATATTCGAATCCAGGAGAATGTGAGGGCTCACTGGAGGTGAATGGAGTAGATGCCACCAAGAGCAGTATCTTTGAATTATCTGCCCATGTCGGAACTGTGCTGCAGGACCCGGATGGTCAGTTTATAGGTTTGACAGTTGGCGAAGATATCGCATTTGCATTGGAAAACAGTTGTACACCGCAGGATGAGATGCATTCCATTACAAAACATGTGACAGAACTGGTAGGGATTGAGCATCATTTGGATTATGCTCCGCATGAATTGTCCGGCGGACAAAAGCAACGAGTAAGTCTGGCCGGAGTTATGGTGGATCAGGTGAAGATTTTGCTGTTTGATGAGCCGCTTGCAAGTCTTGATCCGGCGACAGGAAAGCAGACCATCGAATTGATTGATGAAATCCAGCAGAAAACAGATACAACAGTATTGATTATCGAACATCGTCTAGAAGATGTGCTTTGGCGAGATGTGGACCGCATTATATTAATGAATGACGGACAGATTCTGGCAGATTTATCTCCGGATGAATTACTTGCGTCTAATTTGCTGATCGAGAACGGGATTCGTGAGCCGTTGTATGTTACTGCTATGCGTTATGCAGGAATTGAAATAACCGCACAGAAGAAAGCATCTCACGTAGATTCGGTAGTATTAGATGAGGAAGATACAAAAAAACTCAATCAATGGTTTGAGTCACATCCGGTATTAAAAAATAATGATAAAAAAGAAGCATTGTTGGAAGTGAAGAATTTGGAGTTTGGATATGTGAAAGGGCAGAAGATATTAAGTGATGTCAGTCTATCCATTTCCAAAGGAGAGATGGTAAGTATTGTTGGGAAGAATGGTGCCGGAAAATCAACATTTTCAAAATTGATATGTGGTTTTGAAACACCGGATTCTGGTGAGATTCTGTTTAAAGGAAAGGACTTGCTTAAAGAGAACATCCGACATCGTGCAAAATATATCGGGTATGTAATGCAGAATCCAAATCAGATGATATCGAAGACGATGATTTTTGAGGAAGTGGCGTTGAGCTTACAGAATCAAGGATTGAGTCAGGAAGAAATCAAAGAAAAAGTCGAAGCAACCTTGAAAATATGTGGGTTGTATCCATTCCGTAACTGGCCGGTTTCCGCACTTAGCTTTGGCCAGAAGAAACGTGTGACAATCGCAAGTGTGCTGGTACAAGATCCGGAACTTATTATTTTGGATGAACCGACAGCAGGACAGGATTTCCGTCATTATACAGAAATTATGGAGTTCTTAAGAAAGCTAAACGAGCAGGGTGTAACGATCATTATGATCACACATGATATGCATCTGATGCTGGAATATACGCCAAGGGCAGTGGTATTTGCAGATGGTAAGATGATCGCAGACCGCAGTGCGGCAGAAGTGCTGTGTGACCCGGAGCTGATAAGTCATGCAGCTTTAAAGGAGACGAGCTTATTTACACTGGCAAACCGATGCGGTATTGTACCGCCGGAAGAATTTGTAGAATGCTTTATAGAAGAAGACCGGGAGGTAAGAAAACATGGCTGCTAA
- a CDS encoding ECF-type riboflavin transporter substrate-binding protein, giving the protein MKSNSSIKTVVAVGIGAALFFVLGRFVAIPSPVPNTNISLQYAVLALLAAMYGPVAGGLIGFIGHTLIDLSWGGSPWWSWVITSAFVGVVIGIFAKKLKVEDGDFGKGKMTIFVLANVIAHVVGWVVVAPVLDILIYAEPANKVFAQGVFAAISNTITGVIVGGLLILAYTKTIAKKGSLDQE; this is encoded by the coding sequence ATGAAAAGTAACAGCAGTATCAAAACAGTTGTAGCGGTAGGTATCGGTGCAGCACTATTCTTTGTACTTGGACGTTTTGTAGCAATTCCAAGTCCTGTGCCGAATACTAATATCAGTCTTCAGTATGCAGTACTTGCGCTTTTAGCTGCAATGTACGGACCGGTTGCCGGTGGACTGATCGGATTCATCGGTCACACATTGATTGACCTGTCATGGGGAGGAAGTCCATGGTGGAGCTGGGTTATCACATCAGCATTTGTAGGTGTAGTGATTGGAATCTTTGCTAAGAAATTAAAAGTAGAAGATGGAGATTTCGGAAAAGGTAAGATGACTATTTTCGTTCTGGCTAATGTAATTGCACATGTAGTTGGATGGGTAGTTGTAGCACCTGTACTTGATATCTTGATCTATGCAGAACCGGCAAACAAAGTATTTGCTCAGGGTGTATTTGCAGCAATCTCTAATACAATTACAGGTGTAATTGTTGGAGGACTTTTGATCCTGGCTTATACAAAGACAATCGCAAAGAAAGGATCTTTGGATCAGGAATAA
- a CDS encoding MATE family efflux transporter, whose protein sequence is MEKKKRRFSRTIEMTSGSLWKNIFLFSLPLMFSQILEVLFNLSDVAIVGRFSSYQALGSVGSTTLLVTLFTGFLIGMGAGVNVRTAHELGAGNQDNITKTIHTSLLVCLAVGLIICTICILFSENILHLLNTKDELIDGAVLYMKIYSLGMPAMAIYNFGNGVLSARGDTTKPLFYLSIAGVLNVILNLIFVIYFHMAAEGVALASAIAQYVSAALIIINLLRRNDECKLHPSKLRFHKKASLAVLMLGIPAGIQNAIFALANLFVQTGLNSFDAVTVSGNSAAINADTLVFNLMYAFYIAGSSFISQNYGAKNKKRMLQSYFISVFYAFAAGAIFGILLLLFGRQFLSLFATNPDVISAGLQRIKIMWFAYCISAFMDGSIAASRGIGKTIVPTILVIIGSCVFRVIWIYTIFAHFHTIPSLYLLYFFSWVLTSIAEIIYFAISFHKVKMD, encoded by the coding sequence ATGGAGAAGAAAAAAAGGAGGTTTTCCCGCACAATTGAGATGACTAGCGGGTCTTTATGGAAGAACATTTTTTTATTCAGTCTTCCACTGATGTTTTCTCAAATATTGGAGGTTTTATTTAATTTAAGTGACGTTGCGATCGTTGGCCGGTTTTCCAGCTATCAGGCTCTTGGTTCGGTTGGTTCTACTACTCTTTTAGTCACACTGTTTACCGGCTTTCTGATTGGCATGGGCGCCGGTGTAAATGTACGAACAGCTCATGAGCTTGGAGCAGGAAATCAGGATAACATTACCAAAACCATTCATACTTCTTTACTTGTATGTCTGGCGGTCGGACTGATCATCTGTACCATCTGTATTCTCTTTTCGGAAAATATTCTTCATCTGTTGAACACAAAGGATGAATTGATAGATGGTGCTGTATTATATATGAAAATTTATTCACTTGGTATGCCTGCCATGGCAATTTATAACTTTGGTAACGGTGTATTAAGTGCCCGCGGAGATACAACTAAGCCATTGTTTTACCTCTCTATCGCCGGGGTATTGAATGTCATTTTAAACCTCATTTTTGTTATTTATTTCCACATGGCAGCAGAGGGAGTTGCACTTGCAAGTGCAATCGCACAGTATGTTTCTGCCGCATTAATCATCATTAATTTATTACGACGCAATGACGAATGTAAATTACATCCTTCTAAGCTTCGTTTTCATAAGAAGGCAAGCCTTGCTGTATTAATGCTCGGTATTCCTGCCGGTATTCAAAATGCGATTTTTGCACTGGCAAATCTGTTCGTACAGACCGGTCTAAACTCTTTTGATGCCGTTACCGTATCCGGAAACTCTGCTGCGATCAACGCTGATACCCTGGTTTTCAACCTAATGTATGCGTTTTACATTGCCGGTTCAAGCTTTATCAGTCAGAATTATGGGGCGAAAAATAAAAAACGTATGCTGCAAAGTTATTTCATCAGCGTCTTTTATGCATTTGCCGCCGGTGCCATATTCGGTATTTTACTCCTCCTGTTTGGAAGACAATTTTTATCCTTATTCGCTACAAATCCAGATGTAATAAGTGCCGGACTTCAGCGAATTAAAATCATGTGGTTTGCATACTGCATCAGTGCATTTATGGATGGCTCTATTGCCGCATCCCGTGGAATCGGCAAAACAATCGTTCCGACTATACTCGTAATCATCGGTTCCTGCGTGTTCCGTGTTATCTGGATTTATACAATATTTGCCCATTTCCATACAATACCATCTTTGTATTTATTGTATTTCTTCTCATGGGTATTGACATCAATTGCAGAAATTATTTACTTTGCGATAAGCTTCCACAAAGTAAAGATGGATTAA
- a CDS encoding ABC transporter ATP-binding protein codes for MLEIQNIHKTFNAGTINEKIALNGVNLNLNPGDFVTIIGGNGAGKSTTLNAIAGVWGVDQGKIIIDGVDITKLSEHKRAKFLGRVFQDPMTGTAATMSIEENMAIAARRGQSRGLGWGITKKEREEFREKLKELDLGLEDRLSSKVGLLSGGQRQAITLLMASLKKPKLLLLDEHTAALDPKTAAKVLALSDQIINENKLTAMMVTHNMKDAINHGNRLIMMHEGKVIYDVSGEEKKNLKVADLLKKFEEVSGGEFANDRMMLAK; via the coding sequence ATGTTAGAAATCCAGAATATACATAAAACATTTAATGCAGGAACGATCAATGAAAAGATCGCATTAAATGGAGTAAATCTCAATCTGAATCCGGGAGATTTTGTTACAATCATCGGTGGTAACGGAGCCGGAAAATCGACAACATTGAATGCAATCGCAGGTGTGTGGGGTGTTGACCAAGGCAAGATTATTATTGATGGCGTAGATATTACAAAGCTTTCTGAACACAAAAGAGCAAAATTCTTAGGTCGTGTATTTCAGGACCCGATGACAGGTACGGCAGCGACAATGTCAATTGAAGAAAATATGGCGATTGCCGCAAGACGAGGACAGAGTCGTGGGCTTGGCTGGGGAATTACTAAAAAAGAGCGAGAAGAGTTCAGAGAAAAACTCAAAGAATTAGATCTTGGCTTGGAAGACAGATTGAGCAGTAAAGTAGGTCTTTTGTCCGGTGGACAAAGACAGGCAATCACACTTTTGATGGCTTCTTTAAAGAAACCGAAGCTGTTGCTTTTAGATGAACATACAGCGGCATTGGATCCAAAGACAGCGGCAAAGGTGCTTGCTCTGTCAGATCAGATTATCAATGAAAACAAATTGACAGCCATGATGGTTACACATAATATGAAGGATGCCATTAATCATGGTAACAGACTGATCATGATGCATGAAGGAAAAGTAATCTATGATGTATCAGGAGAGGAAAAGAAAAATCTGAAGGTGGCAGACCTTCTGAAAAAATTTGAGGAAGTCAGCGGCGGAGAATTTGCAAATGATCGCATGATGTTAGCAAAATAG
- a CDS encoding ABC transporter permease, with protein MGIYLASLNPMTLVRALPGNVAQGIIWGIMALGVYITFRILDFADLTVDGSLATGGAVAVMLIRGGMNPAIALIFAFLAGMAAGFVTGILHTVFGIPGILASILTQIGLYSVNLGIMGKSNQAINVLQYKLVASLRYVTGEGSGFFFVKLILAAIVLIAVIYWFFGTELGAAIRATGCNPQMASAQGINTSFNKVLALMISNGLVGLCGGIYAQYQGAADVNMGRGAIVIGLAAVIISEVIFGKFCAGKKIAFALTLGAVFIGAIIYYIVIAFVLWLKMPSDYMKLFSAVVVACFLAVPYMKEKYFKKRRTA; from the coding sequence ATGGGGATTTATCTGGCAAGCCTAAACCCGATGACTCTGGTACGTGCCCTTCCGGGTAACGTTGCTCAGGGAATCATTTGGGGAATTATGGCACTTGGGGTATATATTACATTTCGTATTTTAGATTTTGCAGATCTTACGGTGGATGGTTCACTTGCAACCGGCGGAGCAGTAGCAGTTATGCTGATCCGCGGGGGCATGAACCCGGCAATTGCACTTATATTTGCATTTTTAGCAGGAATGGCAGCAGGATTTGTAACTGGAATTTTACATACAGTATTTGGCATTCCGGGAATTCTGGCAAGTATTTTGACACAGATCGGATTATATTCTGTAAATCTTGGGATTATGGGAAAATCAAATCAGGCGATCAATGTGCTTCAATACAAACTGGTTGCATCTCTTCGATATGTTACAGGAGAAGGAAGCGGATTTTTCTTTGTCAAACTGATTCTGGCGGCAATTGTACTGATTGCAGTTATTTACTGGTTTTTCGGAACAGAGCTTGGAGCCGCTATCCGTGCGACCGGATGTAATCCACAGATGGCAAGTGCACAGGGAATCAATACATCATTTAATAAAGTTCTTGCACTTATGATTTCCAATGGACTTGTAGGTCTCTGTGGTGGAATTTATGCACAGTATCAGGGCGCAGCCGATGTAAATATGGGTCGTGGAGCAATCGTAATCGGACTTGCAGCAGTTATCATCAGCGAAGTTATTTTTGGGAAATTCTGTGCAGGAAAGAAAATTGCATTTGCACTTACATTAGGAGCGGTATTTATAGGAGCAATCATTTACTATATCGTAATTGCATTTGTATTATGGCTGAAGATGCCATCAGATTATATGAAACTGTTCTCCGCAGTTGTGGTTGCATGTTTCCTGGCAGTTCCTTATATGAAAGAAAAATATTTCAAGAAACGGAGGACTGCATAA
- a CDS encoding ABC transporter substrate-binding protein, translated as MKAKKIAAVMLAATMTLSLAACGGSSSSDSKSADGASDSGKVYKIGICQQLEHEALDQATKGFEDACEEKFGKDNVTFDLQNGQGEQANCATIANNFVADNVDLIMANATTALQCSAAATSDIPILGTSITDYATALDISDWTGATGMNISGTSDLAPIDKQEEMLIELVPDAKTVGILYCSAEPNSAYQANLFAEALKKDGITCKEYTAADSNEIQSVVTSAVAECDALYIPTDNTMAANTEIINNICLPAKIPVIAGEQGICSGCGIATLSISYYDIGYKAGEMAYDILVNGADITTMEIETAPNVTKMYNPTICEELGITVPDEYEAIEE; from the coding sequence ATGAAAGCAAAAAAAATAGCAGCGGTTATGTTAGCCGCAACAATGACATTATCATTGGCAGCATGTGGAGGCAGCTCTTCATCAGATTCAAAGAGTGCAGATGGCGCATCAGATTCTGGAAAAGTATACAAGATCGGTATTTGCCAGCAGTTAGAGCATGAGGCACTTGACCAGGCTACAAAGGGATTTGAGGATGCCTGTGAAGAAAAATTTGGAAAAGACAACGTAACATTTGATTTACAAAATGGACAGGGCGAGCAGGCAAACTGTGCAACAATTGCAAATAATTTTGTCGCTGATAATGTGGATTTGATTATGGCAAATGCGACTACAGCACTCCAGTGTTCAGCAGCCGCAACAAGTGATATTCCGATTCTTGGAACATCAATCACAGATTATGCAACAGCTCTGGATATTTCCGATTGGACAGGAGCAACAGGAATGAATATTTCAGGTACAAGTGACTTAGCTCCGATCGATAAGCAGGAAGAGATGCTTATAGAATTAGTACCGGATGCAAAGACAGTTGGTATTTTATATTGTTCAGCAGAGCCTAATTCAGCATATCAGGCAAACTTATTTGCAGAAGCACTGAAGAAGGATGGAATTACATGTAAAGAATATACAGCGGCAGATTCAAATGAGATTCAGTCAGTTGTGACATCAGCAGTAGCTGAGTGTGATGCACTTTATATTCCTACAGATAATACAATGGCAGCAAACACTGAAATCATCAACAACATTTGTCTTCCGGCAAAAATTCCTGTAATTGCAGGTGAGCAGGGAATCTGTTCAGGATGCGGTATTGCAACATTATCTATCAGCTACTATGATATCGGATACAAAGCCGGTGAGATGGCATATGATATTTTGGTAAATGGTGCCGACATTACAACAATGGAGATTGAGACAGCACCAAACGTAACAAAGATGTACAATCCGACAATTTGTGAAGAACTTGGAATTACAGTTCCAGATGAATATGAAGCAATAGAAGAATAG
- a CDS encoding helix-turn-helix domain-containing protein, with the protein MSKYSKEIIIKVCEEYLYGNLSEMELCDKYGIHFKNGNSIITDWIPRYLQDGVDAFLPSSGNRNYLSSDKISAVEDYIAGKGSLRTIAARYGIPSKETLRRWVLLYNANRKLRDYNPKREVYMAESRKKTTIEERKKIVDYCINHNHDYKGTASIYGVSYNQVYSWVRKYITQGEEGLTDRRGQHKTDEEVDELERLRRENARLKRQLQEKDMLAELLKKVQDFERM; encoded by the coding sequence ATGTCTAAATATTCAAAAGAAATAATTATAAAAGTATGTGAAGAATACTTATATGGAAACCTTTCAGAAATGGAATTATGTGATAAATATGGCATTCATTTCAAAAATGGCAATTCTATTATCACTGATTGGATTCCAAGATATCTTCAGGATGGAGTTGATGCATTTCTTCCTTCTAGTGGTAACAGAAATTATTTATCATCTGATAAGATTTCGGCGGTTGAAGATTATATTGCTGGAAAAGGTAGTTTAAGAACGATTGCTGCTCGATACGGAATTCCTTCAAAAGAAACACTTAGACGATGGGTTTTATTGTATAATGCTAATAGAAAACTTCGGGATTATAATCCTAAACGGGAGGTTTATATGGCAGAATCAAGAAAAAAAACAACCATTGAAGAACGTAAGAAAATCGTGGATTACTGTATTAATCACAACCACGATTATAAAGGAACAGCAAGTATTTATGGTGTTTCTTATAATCAGGTCTATTCTTGGGTAAGAAAGTATATTACACAAGGTGAAGAAGGATTAACTGATAGGCGAGGACAACATAAAACAGATGAAGAAGTAGATGAATTAGAACGCCTTCGTAGAGAAAATGCTCGCCTAAAAAGACAATTACAAGAAAAGGATATGTTGGCTGAATTATTAAAAAAAGTACAGGATTTCGAAAGGATGTGA
- a CDS encoding IS3 family transposase, whose protein sequence is MAIKFFYETKNWSINWMCKQLEISRSAYYKWLHREIPEQEAENMKLAELIKEYDECFNHILGYRRMTSWINHFNHTSYNPKRVHRIMKKLGIHSAIRRKKKNYTPSTPESVSENKLGRDFYADAPNKKWTTDVTEFKVPGTNKKLYLSAILDLYDRYPVAYVIGIRNDSRLVFKTFDKALAANPEARPLFHSDRGFQYTSKMFQKKLNEHEIEHSMSRVGHCIDNGPTEGFWGIIKTEMYQMYEITDETSLRFAISDYIKFYSEKRPQDRYHCKTPLEIRTEALSTGQPVEYLIPRNKRIEKYKEKWCA, encoded by the coding sequence ATGGCAATAAAGTTTTTTTATGAAACAAAGAACTGGAGTATTAATTGGATGTGTAAGCAACTTGAAATATCAAGATCTGCCTACTATAAATGGTTGCATCGCGAGATTCCTGAACAAGAAGCAGAAAATATGAAATTGGCAGAACTTATAAAGGAGTATGACGAATGCTTTAATCATATCTTAGGATATAGAAGAATGACTTCATGGATTAACCATTTCAACCATACAAGCTATAATCCTAAACGAGTACATAGAATCATGAAAAAGTTAGGAATTCATTCTGCAATTAGAAGGAAAAAGAAGAACTATACTCCCTCGACACCAGAATCTGTTTCAGAAAATAAGTTAGGCAGAGATTTTTATGCGGATGCTCCTAATAAAAAGTGGACTACGGATGTGACTGAATTTAAAGTTCCAGGTACAAACAAAAAATTGTATTTGAGCGCAATACTTGATTTATATGACAGATATCCGGTTGCATATGTAATTGGCATACGAAATGACAGTAGGCTTGTGTTTAAAACCTTTGATAAAGCACTGGCTGCCAATCCTGAAGCAAGACCACTCTTTCATAGCGATAGAGGATTCCAATACACTAGTAAAATGTTTCAAAAAAAGCTCAACGAACATGAAATAGAACATTCTATGTCACGTGTTGGGCATTGTATAGATAATGGTCCAACGGAAGGGTTTTGGGGGATTATAAAAACGGAAATGTATCAAATGTACGAGATAACAGATGAGACATCATTAAGATTTGCAATATCAGATTACATTAAATTTTATAGTGAGAAACGACCTCAGGATAGGTATCATTGTAAAACCCCACTAGAAATAAGAACGGAAGCCCTTTCCACCGGACAACCAGTTGAATATTTAATTCCACGTAACAAACGAATTGAGAAATATAAAGAAAAATGGTGTGCATAG
- a CDS encoding signal peptidase I: protein MIKKIVFGIINVFSVLIIIAAVFVLCTVIFTKSGEAPSVFGYTALRVTTGSMKPTYDVDTLIVVKKVDPETIKVNDVISFYSQDPVLDGAVNTHRVVEILEEEQGRVFVTKGDNNNVTDAYNVESEYLIGKVVASSIVIGKISRLVANPLIFIPIILIPLALILISNLVGTVHMAKKIAKEEEEEAIREAIRKIKEKQQ, encoded by the coding sequence ATGATAAAAAAGATAGTTTTTGGCATTATTAATGTTTTTTCAGTATTGATTATTATTGCAGCAGTTTTTGTGTTGTGTACAGTAATTTTCACAAAATCAGGAGAAGCTCCTTCGGTGTTTGGCTATACGGCACTACGGGTAACTACAGGAAGCATGAAACCAACGTATGATGTTGATACGTTGATTGTTGTAAAAAAAGTTGATCCTGAAACAATAAAGGTAAATGATGTAATTTCATTTTATTCGCAGGATCCCGTACTCGATGGAGCGGTAAACACACATCGTGTGGTGGAAATCCTGGAAGAAGAGCAAGGACGAGTATTCGTTACCAAAGGTGACAATAACAATGTGACAGATGCATATAATGTCGAAAGTGAATATCTGATAGGGAAGGTAGTTGCTTCTTCAATAGTTATAGGAAAAATTTCGCGTCTGGTTGCGAACCCACTGATATTCATTCCAATCATATTAATTCCACTTGCACTTATTCTAATTAGCAATTTGGTTGGAACTGTCCATATGGCTAAAAAGATAGCGAAGGAAGAGGAAGAAGAAGCTATACGAGAAGCAATTCGAAAAATTAAAGAAAAGCAGCAATGA
- a CDS encoding DUF2357 domain-containing protein, with protein MADTINELYSKYTEGVGYALEEDKYFQYLFEMIQAGDNTLEQKNRILHKVVDERWLTVVEEGIEAIFNIVDKPRRFITTSEEVVPVALAKKITADSVRHLSQNTQYITTNEAGDIMPTKILNVTTEESYDLYENRFVYHLIQRLFAFVDKRTDVIFWSTGDETCNVMSMESKVDDAYEEISYKVEMTIKNRQSLVENDNDNMDIFKRIDRVRRMSRVLRTSSFCDIMNGCSRVHSPIQRTNLMMKDPDYRTCYKLWQFIEGYDEVGYTIEEQDSTLQFDEEYLLQMYINMITNYTVFKSLLVSDPRKMSEIETKKREPVKPKFVKEIKEEIVEDRNIPDVEIRRVFVEEVTQAQLDAEEKLKEETAKREELENSVSELQFQMESLNQQLEYLDQIRAQLEEQQAELEQQHSEEMAAYEKQLADEKQARAEAQEAVEQAQTEARMMVETMQHEAVEEVAAERKKAAEEVAEAQRKAAEEVAEAQREAAEKIAAIQRESDASVSAIKEEAQNQLAKAQKIAEEKIAKAQEKAAGEVAEAKENAANEIAAIQRESDASVFAIKEEAQNQLAKAKKIAEEKIAEAQRKAAEEVAEAQRKAAEEIAEEQREAAEKIAEVKENARKEVKAAKEEVKAVKEEMKAAKKATQKEIESIKKVTEKQVKAAQKAKEKAEDKAEANSLSHYIVQALQERKERKNTKNDGEDK; from the coding sequence ATGGCGGATACGATTAATGAATTATATTCGAAATACACAGAAGGCGTAGGGTATGCTCTCGAGGAGGATAAATATTTCCAATACCTGTTTGAAATGATACAGGCCGGGGACAATACTCTGGAACAGAAAAACCGAATATTGCATAAGGTTGTAGATGAGCGCTGGCTTACAGTAGTAGAAGAAGGAATCGAAGCCATTTTCAATATTGTGGACAAGCCACGTCGTTTTATTACAACTTCAGAGGAAGTTGTGCCGGTTGCACTTGCAAAGAAAATTACGGCAGACAGTGTTCGGCATTTAAGCCAGAATACACAGTATATTACGACAAATGAAGCCGGTGACATTATGCCGACAAAGATTTTAAATGTAACAACAGAAGAAAGCTATGACTTATATGAGAATCGTTTCGTGTATCATCTGATTCAGCGTTTGTTTGCGTTTGTAGACAAACGAACAGATGTAATCTTCTGGTCGACAGGAGATGAGACTTGCAATGTAATGAGCATGGAAAGCAAGGTTGACGATGCATATGAAGAGATTTCTTATAAAGTTGAGATGACGATAAAAAATCGTCAGAGTCTTGTGGAAAATGACAATGACAACATGGACATATTCAAGCGTATCGACCGTGTGCGCAGAATGTCCAGAGTTTTACGCACCAGTTCATTTTGCGATATCATGAATGGCTGTTCCAGAGTACATAGTCCGATCCAGCGAACAAACTTGATGATGAAAGATCCGGATTATCGTACTTGTTATAAATTATGGCAGTTCATCGAAGGCTATGATGAAGTCGGATATACCATTGAAGAGCAGGATTCTACATTACAGTTCGATGAAGAATATTTGTTACAGATGTATATCAATATGATTACAAATTATACAGTGTTCAAGAGTCTTCTTGTATCTGATCCGCGCAAGATGAGTGAGATTGAGACAAAGAAACGTGAGCCTGTAAAACCAAAGTTTGTAAAAGAAATCAAAGAAGAAATTGTAGAAGATCGCAATATTCCGGATGTAGAGATACGCAGAGTATTTGTAGAAGAAGTGACTCAGGCACAGCTCGATGCAGAGGAAAAATTAAAAGAAGAGACTGCGAAGAGAGAAGAATTGGAAAATTCTGTTTCAGAACTTCAATTTCAGATGGAGTCATTGAATCAGCAATTAGAATATTTAGATCAGATCAGAGCGCAATTAGAAGAACAGCAGGCAGAATTAGAGCAACAGCATTCAGAAGAAATGGCGGCTTATGAAAAGCAGCTTGCGGATGAAAAACAAGCACGGGCCGAGGCACAAGAGGCTGTAGAGCAGGCACAGACAGAAGCCAGAATGATGGTTGAGACGATGCAGCATGAGGCGGTCGAGGAAGTTGCGGCAGAGCGGAAAAAGGCGGCAGAAGAGGTTGCGGAAGCGCAGAGAAAAGCAGCAGAAGAAGTTGCAGAAGCGCAGCGTGAGGCGGCGGAGAAAATTGCGGCAATTCAGAGAGAGTCAGATGCAAGCGTGTCTGCAATAAAGGAAGAAGCCCAGAATCAGCTTGCAAAAGCCCAGAAAATTGCAGAAGAAAAGATTGCAAAAGCGCAGGAAAAAGCTGCCGGAGAAGTTGCAGAAGCTAAAGAAAATGCGGCAAATGAAATTGCGGCAATTCAGAGAGAGTCAGATGCAAGCGTGTTTGCAATAAAGGAAGAAGCCCAGAATCAGCTCGCAAAAGCCAAAAAAATTGCAGAAGAAAAGATTGCAGAAGCGCAGAGAAAAGCGGCGGAGGAAGTTGCAGAAGCGCAGAGAAAAGCGGCCGAGGAAATTGCGGAAGAGCAGCGTGAGGCGGCAGAGAAAATTGCGGAAGTTAAGGAAAATGCTCGAAAAGAAGTAAAGGCGGCTAAGGAAGAAGTAAAAGCAGTTAAGGAAGAAATGAAGGCAGCTAAGAAAGCAACACAAAAAGAAATCGAGTCAATTAAGAAAGTGACTGAAAAACAGGTGAAAGCAGCACAGAAAGCAAAAGAAAAAGCAGAAGATAAAGCAGAAGCTAACAGTCTGTCACATTATATCGTTCAAGCACTTCAGGAACGTAAGGAGCGTAAGAATACAAAAAATGACGGAGAAGATAAATGA